From the genome of Miscanthus floridulus cultivar M001 chromosome 10, ASM1932011v1, whole genome shotgun sequence, one region includes:
- the LOC136488379 gene encoding uncharacterized protein yields MAEKTLHEFSAPSTENIRTGPTLKTNNLEFELKSSLINMVQATPFSRKAHEDARAHLQNFLEISSTITIKDVAQDIILVRLFLFSQVGRVKQWFYTNKDDINTWAKCSKAF; encoded by the coding sequence ATGGCTGAAAAGACTCtgcatgaattctctgctccaagcaccgagaacatccgcactggaccaacactcaaaaccaacaaccttgagttCGAGCTCAAgtcaagcctcatcaacatggtgcaagctactccattcagcagaaaggcacatgaagatgctagggCTCATCTTCAGAATTTCCTAGAGATAAGCAGCACAATCACcatcaaggacgttgctcaagacatcatactagtCCGCCTGTTTCTATTCTCACAAGTGGGAAGggtgaagcagtggttctacaccaacaaagatgacatcaatacatgggcaaagtgttcaaaggccttttag